From one Tindallia californiensis genomic stretch:
- a CDS encoding ParA family protein has protein sequence MGISIAIFNQKGGVGKTTTNVNLSATLASKGKKICVVDIDPQGNSTSGFGVDKKSLEYTVYDVLINEMDIREVIIPTEYENLDLLPSSTQLAGAEVELTGMKRREVVLRNALQTIQDDYDYIFVDCPPSLGLLTINSLAAVDRILIPIQCEYYALEGVSQLMNTYQMVKKNLNPNLSIQGVVLMMFDGRTNLSIQVVEEVKKVFRGKVYVTMIPRNIRLAEAPSHGQPVIYYDPRSRGAEAFMELAEEFIDLEEGEW, from the coding sequence ATGGGCATTTCCATAGCGATTTTTAATCAAAAAGGAGGCGTGGGGAAAACAACCACCAATGTAAATCTTAGCGCTACATTGGCTTCTAAAGGCAAAAAGATTTGCGTGGTCGATATTGATCCTCAGGGAAACTCCACCAGTGGCTTTGGTGTTGATAAAAAGAGCCTGGAATATACCGTTTACGACGTACTGATTAATGAAATGGACATTCGGGAAGTCATTATTCCCACGGAGTACGAAAACCTTGACTTACTGCCTTCCAGCACACAGTTGGCAGGAGCTGAGGTGGAACTGACGGGAATGAAAAGGCGTGAAGTAGTGCTAAGAAACGCCCTGCAGACAATCCAAGATGATTATGATTATATTTTTGTTGACTGTCCACCTTCTTTGGGTCTTTTGACGATTAATTCGCTGGCGGCCGTCGATAGAATTTTAATACCCATCCAATGTGAATACTATGCCTTGGAAGGCGTTAGTCAGCTGATGAACACCTACCAAATGGTAAAGAAAAACCTGAATCCCAACTTGTCGATTCAGGGTGTTGTTCTGATGATGTTTGATGGAAGAACGAATCTATCTATCCAGGTAGTAGAGGAAGTAAAAAAAGTATTTCGAGGAAAGGTCTACGTCACGATGATCCCTAGAAATATACGGCTGGCAGAAGCGCCCAGTCATGGTCAGCCAGTAATATACTATGATCCGAGATCTCGGGGAGCGGAAGCCTTTATGGAGCTGGCGGAGGAATTTATTGATTTAGAGGAGGGCGAATGGTAA